Proteins encoded by one window of Desulfomicrobium macestii:
- a CDS encoding substrate-binding domain-containing protein produces MKKFLVLFVLMVLPCVGLAQDKVLSMSTTTSTQSSGLLDILLPEFKKDTGIEVKVLAKGTGAAIRDGVDGNVDVIFVHDPAREEKFVADGFGTKRYYVMYNDFLIIGPEADPAGAKSGDATLAMKKIAMSEAVFVSRGDDSGTHAKEQDLWKSSGLALKEEDTVFKSKTKEVTFKTVHPEGMKNYMSIGQGMGKTLTFAEEKQGYTITDRGTYVQYKYGRPEGLQLVPISEGDKTLFNPYGVIPVNPEKHPHVRFDLADTFAKWLVSERGQKVIGDYKLLDKQLFFPDAK; encoded by the coding sequence ATGAAGAAATTCCTGGTGTTGTTTGTTTTAATGGTCTTGCCGTGCGTGGGGCTTGCCCAAGACAAGGTGCTGAGCATGTCCACCACGACCAGCACGCAGTCTTCCGGCCTGCTTGATATCCTGCTTCCGGAGTTCAAGAAGGACACGGGAATCGAGGTCAAGGTCCTGGCCAAGGGGACGGGCGCGGCCATACGGGATGGCGTGGACGGAAATGTGGACGTGATTTTCGTGCATGATCCGGCCCGCGAGGAAAAATTCGTGGCCGATGGCTTCGGGACCAAGCGTTACTATGTCATGTACAACGACTTTTTGATCATCGGCCCCGAGGCGGACCCGGCTGGGGCCAAGAGTGGCGACGCGACTTTGGCCATGAAGAAGATTGCCATGTCGGAAGCAGTGTTCGTTTCCCGTGGCGATGACAGCGGCACCCACGCCAAGGAACAGGATCTTTGGAAATCCAGCGGCTTGGCCTTGAAGGAAGAGGATACCGTTTTCAAGTCCAAGACCAAGGAAGTGACCTTCAAGACCGTCCATCCGGAAGGGATGAAGAACTACATGTCCATAGGTCAGGGCATGGGCAAGACGCTTACCTTCGCCGAGGAGAAGCAAGGCTATACCATCACGGATCGCGGCACCTACGTTCAGTATAAATATGGCCGCCCCGAGGGCTTGCAGCTTGTGCCCATAAGTGAAGGCGACAAGACCCTCTTCAATCCGTACGGCGTTATCCCGGTCAATCCGGAAAAACACCCCCATGTCCGTTTCGACCTGGCCGACACCTTCGCCAAGTGGCTGGT
- a CDS encoding FlgO family outer membrane protein, with protein MSKLYVLLFCVFIGGCVQLPPFYEVGSRTRTPPLIPLSYKAGDHLHRQLSGSGVAGYPMLAASFVDSTNVENTNDLGRLLSEQVSSRLSQLGYSVTEVQLRSDELRVLPEGGVLALSRDLSRINTDVPAYSVLVGTYTVIERQIYVNARVLRTGDGVALASSDFTLPYVRPKKNDGGGSAARPSVKTSLD; from the coding sequence ATGTCCAAGCTCTATGTCCTGCTTTTTTGCGTTTTCATCGGCGGCTGCGTGCAACTGCCCCCCTTTTACGAGGTGGGTTCGCGTACCAGGACGCCGCCGCTCATCCCCTTGTCCTACAAGGCGGGCGATCACCTTCACCGGCAGCTTTCCGGGAGCGGGGTCGCGGGGTATCCGATGCTTGCGGCGTCCTTTGTCGATTCCACCAATGTGGAAAACACCAATGATCTTGGGCGGCTTCTCTCGGAGCAGGTTTCGTCCCGGTTGAGCCAGCTCGGATATTCCGTGACGGAAGTCCAGCTGCGTTCCGACGAGTTGCGGGTGCTGCCCGAAGGCGGAGTGCTCGCGCTCTCCCGGGACTTGTCGCGGATCAACACCGATGTGCCCGCCTATTCAGTGCTGGTCGGAACCTATACGGTCATCGAACGCCAAATTTACGTCAACGCAAGAGTGCTGCGCACGGGCGACGGGGTGGCTCTGGCCTCTTCGGATTTCACCCTGCCGTATGTGCGTCCGAAAAAAAATGACGGAGGCGGGAGCGCGGCTCGGCCTTCCGTCAAAACCAGTCTCGATTGA
- a CDS encoding FlgO family outer membrane protein, which yields MIRPAIFLALLLCVFPISGHAQCGASRIDMLCDSLAAELVSNLQVRLDRSGLIMTAPFADLHDVKSTSPLGRILAEELGNALTLHGYRLADTRVFMPSPYSLKEQGETALSAEPDQAGATAGLHTMLTGTYAMADGGLRISARLVQPTDHAVLATASCRLRLSEEIRSLLAAVEPTPAALTLPAVLLDLKVKADAKRVQHALAAQGLYKGKVDGIWGKRSKAALTRFRASLAMPATAEWDSATQAALLPAS from the coding sequence ATGATCCGCCCGGCAATCTTCCTGGCCCTTCTCCTGTGCGTCTTCCCCATTTCAGGACATGCGCAGTGCGGAGCGTCGCGCATCGACATGCTCTGCGACTCCCTGGCCGCGGAGCTGGTCTCCAACCTGCAGGTCAGGCTGGACCGCTCCGGGCTGATCATGACCGCCCCCTTCGCCGACCTGCATGACGTCAAGAGTACTTCCCCCTTGGGCCGGATTCTGGCCGAAGAACTGGGCAACGCGCTCACCCTCCACGGATACCGTTTGGCGGACACCCGCGTGTTCATGCCTTCGCCCTATTCGCTGAAGGAACAGGGCGAGACGGCCCTTTCCGCGGAACCCGATCAGGCCGGAGCCACGGCCGGACTGCACACCATGCTGACCGGCACCTATGCCATGGCCGATGGAGGCTTGCGCATCTCCGCACGCCTGGTCCAGCCCACGGATCACGCCGTTCTCGCCACCGCCAGTTGCCGCTTGCGTTTGTCGGAGGAAATCCGAAGCCTGCTTGCGGCAGTCGAGCCCACGCCCGCCGCTTTGACCCTGCCCGCCGTGCTCCTGGACCTCAAGGTTAAGGCCGACGCCAAGCGCGTACAACATGCCCTGGCCGCCCAGGGGCTCTACAAAGGCAAAGTCGACGGCATCTGGGGCAAAAGATCCAAGGCCGCCCTGACACGCTTCCGCGCCTCCCTGGCCATGCCGGCCACTGCCGAATGGGATTCGGCCACCCAGGCCGCCCTGCTGCCCGCTTCCTGA
- a CDS encoding ribonucleoside triphosphate reductase, which translates to MPQQIVKRDGRVESWSVDRIALAILKSLNASGIKDPILAKRLAGKVESKLEAEVMPEQELVQDTVEQVLMESRLYQVARRYIVYREKRRTIRSQTETFLDVTETIDSYLDKSDWRVSENANMAHSFQGLMLHLSGSVQARYSLEKYPEEVRQAHEHGYFHIHDLSFGLAGYCAGWSLRDLLLEGFNLEGRCSSGPPKHFDAALGQMVNFLGTLQNEWAGAQAFNNVDTYLAPLVRHDNLTYEEVKQAMQKFVFNLNTTSRWGGQSPFTNLTFDLAPPTHIASEAVIIGGKLQDSTYGEYAAEMEMINRAFLEVMLVGDYHGRIFSFPIPTYNITPDFPWETEVGELLLKLTAKYGVPYFQNFINSDLKPEDVRSMCCRLQMDLRELRKRTGGLFGAGDLTGSIGVVTLNLPKLAYLAQGEEDFLDLVGEYASLAKDSLEFKRKMVTDNMDKGMFPFSSRYLKNGFRSHFSTIGILGGHEACLNLLGKGIDTEAGTRLMVRTLEHLREITVRFQEETGSLYNLEATPAEGTSYRLAKIDKKLYADIQASGNGVPYYTNSTLLPVGHTTDIFSALEHQNRLQPMYTGGTVFHSFLGESVPDTQALKSFLVRALTETKIPYVSITPTFSICKDHGYLTGEQITCPHCGQETEVYTRVVGYYRPVKMWNRGKQAEYKDRVEYSQASCFGQ; encoded by the coding sequence ATGCCTCAGCAGATTGTGAAACGTGATGGCCGTGTTGAATCCTGGTCCGTGGACCGGATAGCCCTGGCAATTTTGAAATCCCTCAACGCCAGCGGCATCAAGGATCCCATCCTGGCCAAGCGTCTGGCCGGAAAGGTCGAGTCCAAACTCGAAGCCGAGGTCATGCCCGAGCAGGAGCTGGTTCAGGACACCGTCGAGCAGGTGCTCATGGAGTCCAGGCTTTATCAGGTCGCAAGGCGCTACATCGTGTACCGCGAAAAGCGTCGCACGATCCGCAGCCAGACCGAAACCTTCCTGGACGTGACCGAGACCATCGACAGCTATCTGGACAAGTCTGACTGGCGTGTCAGCGAGAACGCCAACATGGCTCATTCCTTTCAGGGCCTGATGCTGCATCTGTCCGGCTCCGTTCAGGCCCGCTATTCCCTTGAGAAATATCCCGAGGAAGTCCGGCAGGCCCATGAGCACGGCTATTTTCACATCCATGATCTTTCTTTTGGCCTGGCCGGGTATTGCGCCGGTTGGTCCCTGCGCGACCTCTTGCTTGAGGGGTTCAATCTCGAAGGGCGCTGCTCGTCCGGCCCGCCCAAGCATTTTGACGCGGCCCTTGGACAGATGGTCAATTTTCTGGGCACGCTGCAGAACGAATGGGCCGGTGCGCAGGCCTTCAACAACGTGGACACCTATCTGGCCCCGCTCGTCCGCCATGACAATCTGACCTACGAAGAGGTCAAGCAGGCCATGCAGAAGTTCGTGTTCAACCTGAATACGACCTCGCGCTGGGGCGGGCAGAGCCCGTTCACCAACCTGACCTTCGACCTGGCCCCGCCCACGCACATCGCCTCGGAGGCCGTCATCATCGGGGGCAAGCTTCAGGACAGCACCTACGGCGAATACGCGGCCGAGATGGAGATGATCAATCGGGCCTTCCTTGAAGTCATGTTGGTCGGCGATTATCACGGGCGGATTTTTTCCTTCCCCATCCCAACCTACAACATCACCCCGGACTTTCCCTGGGAGACGGAGGTTGGCGAGCTGTTGCTGAAGCTCACGGCCAAGTACGGCGTCCCGTATTTTCAGAACTTCATCAACTCCGACCTGAAGCCCGAGGACGTCCGTTCCATGTGCTGCCGTCTGCAGATGGACCTGCGCGAGCTGCGCAAGCGCACCGGCGGCCTTTTTGGCGCGGGGGATCTGACGGGATCCATCGGTGTCGTAACGCTCAATCTGCCCAAGCTGGCCTATCTGGCCCAGGGCGAGGAAGACTTTCTGGACCTGGTGGGCGAATATGCCTCCCTGGCCAAGGATTCCCTTGAGTTCAAGCGCAAGATGGTCACCGACAACATGGACAAGGGCATGTTCCCCTTTTCCAGCCGCTATCTCAAAAACGGCTTCCGCAGCCATTTCAGCACCATCGGCATTCTGGGTGGGCACGAAGCCTGCCTGAATCTGCTCGGCAAGGGCATCGATACCGAGGCCGGGACGCGACTCATGGTCCGGACCCTTGAACATCTGCGCGAGATCACGGTGCGCTTTCAGGAGGAGACGGGCAGCCTCTACAACCTTGAAGCCACTCCGGCGGAAGGGACCAGCTACCGTTTGGCCAAGATCGACAAGAAGCTTTATGCGGACATCCAGGCCTCCGGAAACGGGGTGCCCTACTATACCAACTCGACCCTGCTTCCCGTTGGGCACACCACGGATATCTTTTCCGCCCTGGAGCACCAGAACCGGCTGCAGCCCATGTACACCGGCGGCACCGTTTTCCATAGCTTCCTCGGTGAATCCGTGCCGGACACGCAGGCCCTGAAGAGTTTTTTGGTGCGCGCCCTGACCGAGACCAAGATTCCCTACGTGTCCATCACGCCGACCTTTTCGATCTGCAAGGATCACGGCTATCTGACAGGCGAGCAGATCACCTGCCCGCACTGCGGCCAGGAAACGGAAGTGTATACCCGCGTGGTGGGCTACTACCGTCCGGTCAAGATGTGGAATCGCGGGAAACAGGCGGAATACAAGGATCGAGTGGAATACTCCCAGGCCTCCTGCTTCGGGCAATAG
- a CDS encoding anaerobic ribonucleoside-triphosphate reductase activating protein, with amino-acid sequence MTDTIPSWERVRGMVPVSLCDWPGKITCVLFAGGCNLRCPTCHNASLAWKWALLPSLDRDIVLSDLRRRKRWLDGITLSGGEPTCLADLDGLLEDLSSTGLPVKLDSNGSAPDVLERVLAAGLVQAVAVDVKGPWSMYPELTGQALATDTARDALEEVFGLARAYPGRVYFRCTKVPSLTPEDLETTRAQMPQGLSLHFQEFVPPRSDDDFS; translated from the coding sequence ATGACTGACACGATTCCTTCATGGGAACGCGTGCGCGGCATGGTGCCGGTGAGTCTTTGCGACTGGCCGGGCAAAATCACGTGCGTGCTTTTTGCCGGCGGCTGCAATTTGCGCTGCCCGACCTGCCACAACGCATCCCTGGCCTGGAAATGGGCCTTGTTGCCGAGTCTCGACCGGGACATTGTCCTGTCTGACCTGCGCCGCCGCAAGCGCTGGCTGGACGGGATCACCCTGTCCGGTGGAGAGCCGACCTGCCTGGCGGATCTGGACGGGCTGCTTGAGGATCTTTCCTCGACCGGCCTGCCGGTAAAGCTTGATTCCAACGGCTCCGCGCCGGATGTCCTGGAGCGCGTGCTGGCAGCGGGGCTTGTCCAGGCCGTGGCCGTTGACGTCAAGGGACCCTGGTCGATGTATCCGGAGCTGACCGGGCAGGCTCTGGCGACCGATACGGCCCGCGACGCGCTGGAAGAGGTTTTTGGCCTGGCCCGCGCGTATCCCGGACGCGTCTATTTTCGCTGTACCAAGGTCCCGAGCCTGACCCCCGAAGATCTGGAGACGACCCGGGCCCAGATGCCGCAAGGCCTGTCCTTGCATTTTCAGGAATTTGTGCCGCCTCGAAGCGATGATGATTTTTCCTGA
- a CDS encoding MFS transporter produces MRGRTGNGHGQDSEDGLRRTLLTLNVFAALKMTLFPMAIITLFWKDEIGLTLTEILTLQVFFSLASVIMEYPSGYVSDRLGYRWALITACVFGIVGWGWYLVAATFWGVLVAELLLGVSYAFISGSDTALLFETLRAKDRVDLYTRCDGRMVGWAQGGEAAGALFAGLMYAHWPLLPFVAQIGIWTLALGLCLTLKEPKAESGGPVVSHLAEALGVCRFAFRESSAIRATIMNGMLLGLASFYMVWLIQPYMQECLVPVTWFGPAWAGANLVVALAAANSHRVEGKLGAGGMQTLFFVLIVVAYLGLGTVTAVGGFLFYYLLTAMRGLQGPLMRSRLQALSSRANRASILSLHSLAFRTGFVATGPLVGLLADSFGLSTTFLVLAVFFSLALPVAGLNFLRHNRSHSLT; encoded by the coding sequence TTGCGTGGCAGGACGGGGAACGGCCATGGGCAGGACAGCGAGGATGGACTGCGGCGCACGCTGCTGACCCTCAACGTCTTCGCGGCGCTGAAGATGACCCTTTTCCCCATGGCCATCATCACCCTGTTCTGGAAGGACGAGATCGGTCTGACCCTGACCGAGATCCTGACTCTTCAGGTGTTTTTCTCGCTGGCCAGCGTGATCATGGAATATCCGTCCGGATACGTCAGCGACCGCCTGGGCTATCGGTGGGCGCTTATCACGGCCTGCGTTTTCGGCATTGTCGGGTGGGGCTGGTATCTGGTCGCGGCGACCTTCTGGGGAGTGCTTGTCGCCGAGTTGCTGCTGGGCGTCTCCTACGCCTTCATCAGCGGATCGGATACGGCGCTGCTTTTCGAGACCTTGCGCGCCAAGGACCGGGTGGACCTCTACACCCGCTGCGACGGGCGCATGGTCGGATGGGCCCAAGGGGGAGAGGCCGCGGGCGCGCTCTTTGCCGGACTCATGTACGCGCACTGGCCGCTGTTGCCCTTCGTCGCCCAGATCGGGATCTGGACCCTGGCCCTGGGTTTGTGCCTGACCTTGAAAGAGCCCAAGGCGGAAAGCGGCGGGCCGGTGGTATCGCATCTGGCCGAAGCTTTGGGCGTTTGCAGATTCGCCTTTCGGGAAAGCTCGGCCATCCGGGCGACCATCATGAACGGCATGCTTCTGGGGCTGGCTTCCTTCTACATGGTTTGGCTCATTCAGCCCTATATGCAGGAATGCCTGGTTCCCGTGACATGGTTCGGTCCGGCCTGGGCCGGGGCCAATCTGGTTGTGGCCCTGGCTGCCGCAAACAGCCATCGGGTCGAGGGCAAGCTGGGCGCGGGCGGCATGCAGACGCTCTTTTTCGTGCTGATCGTCGTGGCGTATCTTGGACTTGGAACCGTCACGGCCGTGGGAGGTTTTTTGTTCTATTATCTGCTTACGGCCATGCGAGGGCTGCAAGGGCCGCTCATGCGCTCGCGGTTGCAGGCCTTGAGCAGCCGGGCGAACAGGGCCAGCATTCTGTCGTTGCACAGCCTGGCCTTTCGAACGGGGTTCGTGGCCACCGGCCCGCTGGTAGGTTTGCTTGCCGACAGCTTCGGTCTGTCAACGACCTTCCTTGTACTGGCCGTATTTTTTTCGCTGGCTCTTCCCGTGGCAGGGCTGAATTTTTTACGCCATAACCGCTCGCATTCATTGACCTGA
- a CDS encoding acyltransferase family protein: MKDAENGRQVAIDVARALGLLLVYYGHFVEQIMYLKNPAAAVHYKWIYSFHMILFFVLSGWVKGARPSVPPIRKFVQTTLAGRIAPYLFFSITLAALSLVFSGWFPMLDLSGVLGYFKAAVSTALGFPLFNIPLWFVACLVSVECLHRLLQPYLDSPSRIMAVALVCYVGGFALNEQYFFFGQNLSFWLMHEVPVVYAFYLVGVLLGRSGLPGRVSVGAAAAIFVVALAAVHFTYDLNQGPFRYLQAVIILLSGHGHFLWFPFTALAGTAMIMALGRVLHNVSLLTFFGRNAIILLGLNGVFYHFVNPPVAAWSVANLPPDGWSVFLVSVLVTLVSFGLSLPIIHALNHALPQLVGKPRTAGRFFGPLIRE; this comes from the coding sequence ATGAAGGATGCGGAAAACGGGCGCCAGGTCGCCATCGATGTTGCCAGGGCGCTTGGACTCTTGCTTGTCTATTACGGACACTTCGTCGAACAGATCATGTATCTGAAGAATCCTGCCGCCGCCGTGCATTACAAGTGGATCTATTCGTTCCACATGATTCTCTTTTTTGTCCTTTCAGGGTGGGTTAAGGGCGCGCGGCCAAGTGTTCCGCCCATTCGGAAATTCGTGCAAACGACCTTGGCCGGGAGGATCGCGCCTTACCTTTTTTTCAGCATCACGCTGGCGGCCTTGTCGCTGGTGTTCTCGGGCTGGTTCCCCATGCTCGATCTCTCCGGCGTGCTTGGTTACTTCAAGGCCGCCGTGTCCACGGCCCTGGGCTTCCCCCTCTTCAACATCCCACTGTGGTTCGTGGCTTGTCTGGTCAGCGTGGAGTGCCTGCATCGCCTTTTACAGCCGTATCTGGATTCTCCCTCGCGGATCATGGCGGTTGCCCTTGTCTGTTATGTCGGCGGTTTCGCCCTCAATGAGCAGTATTTCTTTTTCGGCCAGAACTTGAGCTTCTGGCTCATGCATGAAGTCCCCGTGGTGTATGCGTTCTATCTCGTGGGTGTGCTGCTTGGCAGGAGTGGACTTCCGGGTCGCGTTTCGGTGGGTGCGGCAGCGGCGATTTTCGTGGTGGCGCTGGCTGCGGTTCATTTCACCTATGACCTCAACCAAGGCCCGTTCAGGTACCTGCAGGCCGTGATCATCCTGCTTTCGGGGCATGGGCATTTCCTGTGGTTTCCTTTCACCGCCTTGGCCGGAACCGCCATGATCATGGCGTTGGGGCGTGTGCTGCACAACGTCTCCCTGCTCACTTTTTTTGGGCGCAATGCCATCATATTGCTCGGTTTGAACGGGGTGTTCTATCATTTTGTCAATCCTCCCGTTGCCGCGTGGAGCGTTGCCAATCTTCCTCCGGATGGCTGGAGCGTATTTCTAGTGAGTGTCCTGGTGACGCTCGTGAGCTTTGGACTCAGCCTTCCGATCATTCACGCACTCAACCATGCCTTGCCTCAGCTGGTGGGCAAGCCTCGTACGGCGGGTCGTTTCTTTGGCCCTCTGATCAGGGAGTAG
- the qrcD gene encoding menaquinone reductase integral membrane subunit QrcD, translated as MSDRAYWPEGVERCSVGKFLAWLGVISIFLAWGGYGAFKVLGTGIGVTGLDNYFGFGLWITFDLAVIALGAGAFFSGFLRYIVRIDELKNVINLAVIVGFLCYSGAMLILVLDIGQPLRAWFGYWHPNVHSMLTEVIFCITCYCTVLIIEYVPIVLENRKINQNRFCHHLAHNFHVYMPLFAGIGTFLSFFHQGSLGGMYGVLFGRPFVFREGFFIWPWTFFLFISSAIAAGPGFTMLCAAMMEGITGRKLVSYDTKKLLGKISGLLLCVYIFFKIIDTYAWAKGILPGMGLTFDEMFSSEHGYGKILLWLELFWFGVIPAALLVTPAVRNRPWLMYSAVVMAAIGVTINRFVFTVQALAIPVMPFDRWTTYVPNWAEWSTSLMIVAYGFLVMSISYRYLPIFPQEVKLNK; from the coding sequence ATGTCTGATAGAGCGTACTGGCCCGAAGGGGTGGAGCGTTGTTCTGTTGGGAAGTTCCTGGCCTGGTTGGGCGTGATCAGCATCTTCCTCGCGTGGGGAGGGTACGGCGCGTTCAAGGTCCTGGGAACCGGTATCGGCGTGACGGGCCTGGACAACTATTTCGGGTTCGGCCTGTGGATCACCTTTGACTTGGCGGTCATCGCCCTGGGCGCCGGAGCCTTTTTCTCCGGATTTCTGCGGTATATCGTCCGTATCGACGAACTCAAGAACGTCATCAACCTGGCTGTCATCGTCGGATTCCTTTGCTACTCCGGCGCCATGCTGATTCTGGTGCTCGACATCGGCCAGCCGCTCAGGGCCTGGTTTGGCTACTGGCATCCCAACGTTCACTCCATGCTGACGGAAGTCATCTTCTGCATCACCTGCTACTGCACGGTGCTGATCATCGAATATGTGCCGATCGTCCTGGAAAACCGCAAGATCAACCAGAACAGGTTCTGTCATCATCTTGCTCACAACTTCCATGTCTACATGCCGCTTTTCGCCGGCATCGGCACTTTCCTGTCCTTCTTCCACCAGGGTTCCCTGGGCGGCATGTACGGCGTGCTCTTCGGCCGTCCGTTCGTGTTCCGTGAAGGCTTCTTCATCTGGCCCTGGACCTTCTTCCTGTTCATCTCTTCGGCCATCGCCGCCGGACCCGGCTTCACCATGCTGTGTGCCGCGATGATGGAAGGCATCACCGGGCGCAAGCTTGTCAGCTATGACACCAAGAAGCTCCTCGGCAAGATCTCCGGTCTGCTTCTGTGCGTCTACATCTTCTTCAAGATCATCGACACCTACGCTTGGGCCAAGGGCATCCTGCCCGGCATGGGTCTGACCTTTGACGAGATGTTCAGCAGCGAGCACGGGTACGGCAAGATCTTGCTGTGGCTCGAACTCTTCTGGTTCGGCGTGATTCCGGCCGCGTTGCTGGTCACTCCTGCAGTGCGCAATCGTCCGTGGCTCATGTACAGCGCTGTCGTCATGGCCGCCATCGGCGTCACCATCAACCGTTTCGTCTTCACGGTTCAGGCCCTGGCCATCCCGGTCATGCCTTTCGACCGTTGGACCACGTACGTACCCAACTGGGCAGAATGGTCCACCTCGCTCATGATCGTCGCCTACGGATTCCTGGTCATGAGTATCTCCTACCGCTATCTGCCGATCTTCCCGCAGGAAGTGAAGCTCAATAAGTAG
- the qrcC gene encoding menaquinone reductase iron-sulfur cluster-binding subunit QrcC, translating to MQAKEFKVKWGMLVDLDKCTGCGACTVACRAENNLPPEADAANKLRTNDWMNIYELSNEKPFPDHEVAYLPRPCMQCGHPSCSTVCPVVATLKDEEGGIVSQVYPRCIGCRYCMAACPYHARYFNWFDPIWPEGMEKVLTPYASARPRGVVEKCTFCHHRFMAAKEQARMNGEDPTELAEDAYIPACAEICPTGAIKFGNLKNPEHEVSKLAASKYAFRLLEKLGTDPQVYYYSKREWVRKLGDNYLKNAKGGEHV from the coding sequence ATGCAAGCAAAAGAATTCAAAGTAAAATGGGGCATGCTTGTCGACCTTGACAAGTGTACCGGGTGCGGTGCCTGCACCGTGGCCTGCCGGGCGGAAAACAACCTTCCCCCCGAGGCCGACGCAGCCAACAAACTGCGCACCAACGACTGGATGAACATATACGAACTGTCCAACGAGAAGCCTTTCCCCGACCATGAGGTCGCCTATCTGCCTCGGCCATGCATGCAGTGCGGTCATCCGTCCTGCTCCACGGTCTGCCCGGTAGTGGCCACCCTCAAGGACGAGGAAGGCGGCATCGTCAGCCAGGTCTATCCCCGCTGTATCGGTTGCCGGTACTGCATGGCGGCCTGTCCTTACCATGCACGTTATTTCAACTGGTTCGATCCAATCTGGCCCGAAGGCATGGAAAAGGTCCTGACTCCTTATGCTTCGGCCCGTCCGCGCGGCGTTGTCGAGAAGTGCACGTTCTGTCACCATCGATTCATGGCTGCCAAGGAGCAGGCTCGCATGAACGGCGAGGATCCGACGGAATTGGCCGAGGACGCATACATCCCCGCCTGTGCCGAGATTTGCCCGACGGGTGCGATCAAATTCGGGAATCTGAAGAATCCCGAGCATGAAGTCAGCAAGCTGGCCGCAAGCAAGTACGCTTTCCGCCTGCTGGAGAAACTCGGCACCGATCCGCAGGTCTATTATTATTCCAAGCGTGAGTGGGTGAGGAAGCTCGGGGACAATTACCTGAAGAATGCCAAGGGGGGCGAACATGTCTGA